Proteins from one Heterodontus francisci isolate sHetFra1 chromosome 42, sHetFra1.hap1, whole genome shotgun sequence genomic window:
- the LOC137355427 gene encoding solute carrier family 35 member D3-like isoform X1, whose amino-acid sequence MAAEVSVQHVGRRWLLCNCCLSASWALYTLCSGFSEFFNSMFINQYRFNFPAFIALCQTLLAIILLQLLRKARLLKIQPYLLESGELFLLPSICFSFHSVLTLWAVTSSNSTFFTFVKRFTPLVSLALMRTFKLKKRTSSSSAFLVLLVTLCSILAGLPDFNGEAVVYIYGLLNVMFKSTYLTLIQKICEDHKRSVVDVYYICNINSCPLLLVYCLLHPDTPQIFPSGSWSSLIFWGFFSLVLLLGCLLNFLVFLCTLMSSALTMNMIEVAKTDILTLRNTVTHEWIFSLPLLISLLISASGVGIYMFKDSKIQE is encoded by the exons ATGGCAGCGGAGGTGTCTGTGCAACATGTTGGCCGCAGGTGGCTCCTCTGTAACTGCTGTCTGTCAGCCTCCTGGGCTCTCTACACGCTCTGCTCCGGGTTCTCCGAGTTCTTCAACAGCATGTTCATCAACCAGTACCGCTTCAACTTCCCTGCCTTCATTGCCCTCTGCCAG ACACTGCTGGCCATTATACTACTGCAGTTATTGAGGAAAGCCAGACTGTTGAAGATCCAGCCCTATTTACTAGAGAGTGGAGAGCTTTTCCTGCTCCCATCCATTTGTTTCAGTTTTCATTCAGTTCTAACCCTGTGGGCTGTGACCAGCTCCAACTCTACATTTTTCACATTCGTCAAACGGTTTACACCCCTGGTCAGCTTGGCACTGATGAGAACATTCAAGTTGAAAAAAAGAACCTCCTCCAGCAGTGCTTTCTTGGTGCTGCTGGTCACTTTGTGCTCAATTCTTGCAG GGCTTCCCGACTTCAATGGCGAAGCTGTTGTGTATATATACGGACTGTTAAACGTCATGTTCAAGAGCACTTACCTCACTTTGATCCAGAAGATTTGTGAAGACCACAAAAGGTCAGTGGTCGATGTCTACTACATCTGCAACATTAACAGCTGTCCATTGCTGTTGGTGTACTGTCTTCTCCATCCAGATACTCCTCAGATCTTCCCTTCAGGCAGCTGGTCCAGTCTGATCTTTTGGGGGTTCTTttccttggtgctgctcctggggtGTTTGCTGAACTTTCTTGTTTTCTTGTGCACCTTGATGAGCTCGGCATTGACAATGAACATGATTGAGGTCGCAAAGACGGACATACTGACTCTGAGGAACACTGTGACACATGAGTGGATTTTCTCACTACCACTTCTCATCAGCCTTCTCATCAGCGCCAGTGGAGTAGGCATCTATATGTTCAAAGATTCTAAAATACAAGAGTGA
- the LOC137355427 gene encoding solute carrier family 35 member D3-like isoform X2 yields MGLLCPVNGTLLAIILLQLLRKARLLKIQPYLLESGELFLLPSICFSFHSVLTLWAVTSSNSTFFTFVKRFTPLVSLALMRTFKLKKRTSSSSAFLVLLVTLCSILAGLPDFNGEAVVYIYGLLNVMFKSTYLTLIQKICEDHKRSVVDVYYICNINSCPLLLVYCLLHPDTPQIFPSGSWSSLIFWGFFSLVLLLGCLLNFLVFLCTLMSSALTMNMIEVAKTDILTLRNTVTHEWIFSLPLLISLLISASGVGIYMFKDSKIQE; encoded by the exons ATGGGGTTGCTCTGTCCAGTGAATGGG ACACTGCTGGCCATTATACTACTGCAGTTATTGAGGAAAGCCAGACTGTTGAAGATCCAGCCCTATTTACTAGAGAGTGGAGAGCTTTTCCTGCTCCCATCCATTTGTTTCAGTTTTCATTCAGTTCTAACCCTGTGGGCTGTGACCAGCTCCAACTCTACATTTTTCACATTCGTCAAACGGTTTACACCCCTGGTCAGCTTGGCACTGATGAGAACATTCAAGTTGAAAAAAAGAACCTCCTCCAGCAGTGCTTTCTTGGTGCTGCTGGTCACTTTGTGCTCAATTCTTGCAG GGCTTCCCGACTTCAATGGCGAAGCTGTTGTGTATATATACGGACTGTTAAACGTCATGTTCAAGAGCACTTACCTCACTTTGATCCAGAAGATTTGTGAAGACCACAAAAGGTCAGTGGTCGATGTCTACTACATCTGCAACATTAACAGCTGTCCATTGCTGTTGGTGTACTGTCTTCTCCATCCAGATACTCCTCAGATCTTCCCTTCAGGCAGCTGGTCCAGTCTGATCTTTTGGGGGTTCTTttccttggtgctgctcctggggtGTTTGCTGAACTTTCTTGTTTTCTTGTGCACCTTGATGAGCTCGGCATTGACAATGAACATGATTGAGGTCGCAAAGACGGACATACTGACTCTGAGGAACACTGTGACACATGAGTGGATTTTCTCACTACCACTTCTCATCAGCCTTCTCATCAGCGCCAGTGGAGTAGGCATCTATATGTTCAAAGATTCTAAAATACAAGAGTGA